A genome region from Micromonospora inyonensis includes the following:
- a CDS encoding BREX system ATP-binding domain-containing protein: MSAAEIDVDDYLQFVEREYLTGYIAGGGASVKLLCPADGTVRDRLAAALAEIGQGFAYAEVDAATTRVHLIDQVFTTVARQMDWVGLAASVVRAALDRAGFPVPADTDGIDLGVIARHHDVDAAELYRSARRAVEQLVLRDTEMSHEFRVSMFRLCQERLGRGDVTADERQTVIGWLHGERLPAADLRRVGLNTKVNRYNARPLLVSLTRWLRIAGRPGLVLRLDLDRLAAIRRPPAGLRDGFYYAKAATLDAYELVRQLIDAVDEIEGLFAAVQVPPVLVHDEARGLPAYTALQLRVADEVRDRRRSNPYAALVRIGSDSVEVS; encoded by the coding sequence GTGAGCGCCGCCGAGATCGACGTCGACGACTACCTCCAGTTCGTCGAGCGGGAATACCTGACCGGGTACATCGCTGGCGGCGGCGCCTCGGTCAAGCTGTTGTGCCCGGCGGACGGCACCGTGCGGGACCGGCTGGCCGCCGCGCTCGCCGAGATCGGACAGGGTTTCGCGTACGCCGAAGTGGATGCCGCAACCACCAGAGTCCACCTGATCGACCAGGTGTTCACCACCGTCGCCCGCCAGATGGACTGGGTCGGGCTCGCCGCTTCCGTCGTGCGCGCCGCTCTGGACCGCGCGGGTTTCCCGGTGCCCGCCGACACCGATGGCATCGACCTCGGGGTGATCGCCCGGCACCACGATGTCGACGCCGCGGAGCTGTACCGCAGTGCCCGCCGCGCCGTCGAGCAGCTGGTCCTGCGGGACACGGAGATGAGCCACGAGTTCCGGGTGTCGATGTTCCGGCTCTGCCAGGAACGCCTCGGCCGGGGTGACGTCACCGCCGACGAACGGCAGACTGTGATCGGCTGGTTGCACGGTGAGCGGTTGCCCGCTGCGGACCTGCGTCGGGTAGGCCTGAACACGAAGGTGAACCGCTACAACGCGCGGCCGCTACTGGTGTCACTGACCCGCTGGCTGCGGATCGCCGGCCGGCCGGGTCTGGTGCTGCGGCTCGACCTGGACCGGCTGGCCGCGATCCGGCGCCCGCCCGCCGGCTTGCGGGACGGCTTCTACTATGCGAAGGCGGCGACGCTCGACGCGTACGAGCTGGTCCGTCAGCTGATCGATGCGGTCGACGAGATCGAGGGGCTGTTCGCGGCCGTGCAGGTGCCGCCGGTCCTCGTACATGACGAGGCACGCGGGCTGCCCGCGTACACGGCACTGCAACTGCGGGTCGCCGACGAGGTGCGCGACCGGCGCCGGTCGAACCCGTACGCCGCGCTGGTGCGTATCGGTTCCGACTCCGTGGAGGTGTCCTGA
- a CDS encoding TerB N-terminal domain-containing protein → MVTPLHSTIGRWVPPGEPTEVGGHAIPGGLFYRGRQLPGASGPVEPSLVDPDLPVASSPGRHGLPGGGQNPAYHLLSPFTRKAYLVWLAGGRRSDVAPSLVRLFCFGLERRILVDGDVDPAVQRELPAIAAEVRRLRVRYGDTTALRETLDHLLDLLELLTAERTVPGAGPDRETPAAVKIALARFAVSSTPLPAVWARAWTRHHPSLGPCRSEIDCPAEFERLFTMRYRERYGRGVVAPSDGTGIRLGYRPSHPGLATALVWRADLPDLLADRHSIRALAALRDETAADLEPYRRWLVRFPQGRDSLAAVPLLPAELVDARHGRLGALRVWAERRLDGRARVMVDGGDFWDFWSAADPHRMATDETTALLSVLARLDLGIEPDVRFGAPPLARGPATLFRLGRPAAGGPGPRFASAAAIVRCAVAVASVAGPVDPQGLAGAALVGTVPDLAAALRLAPGEDLRLAARLSWLLTTRVEVDRLARQTAVTTPVEREIAGHYLATVAVTADPVIGPATVAVLTRVYRILGLPVDLVFQRLHERGTGIVPSLPRTASAEQLPLPDRRRASAAGAEQPDEPVVVQAGDHRPTGYALPWAVAAEPAPAGFRLDHALVQRKVADSDTAAALLSTIFDEKETGYANPQPPCPIREQPAVPGLDRMHGALLHALGERPAWSRAEFDALAAAHGVLPDGALDVLNEAAIDVTGAPVLEGDTMLAVADDVLLELLT, encoded by the coding sequence GTGGTCACCCCGCTGCACTCCACCATCGGGCGCTGGGTCCCCCCTGGGGAGCCCACAGAGGTCGGCGGCCATGCTATACCGGGTGGCTTGTTCTATCGAGGCAGGCAGCTGCCCGGCGCGTCCGGCCCGGTGGAGCCGTCTCTCGTCGATCCCGACCTGCCGGTTGCCAGCTCCCCCGGTCGCCACGGTCTGCCCGGCGGCGGCCAGAATCCGGCGTACCACCTGCTCTCACCATTCACCCGTAAGGCGTACCTGGTCTGGCTGGCCGGCGGCCGGCGATCGGACGTCGCGCCCAGTCTGGTCCGGCTGTTCTGCTTCGGCCTGGAACGACGGATCCTGGTCGACGGGGACGTCGATCCCGCGGTGCAGCGGGAACTGCCGGCGATCGCCGCCGAGGTCCGCCGGCTGCGGGTCCGGTATGGCGACACGACGGCCCTGCGAGAGACGCTGGACCACCTGCTCGACCTGCTTGAGCTGCTGACTGCCGAGCGCACGGTGCCCGGGGCCGGACCCGACCGGGAGACCCCGGCGGCCGTGAAGATCGCACTGGCCAGGTTCGCGGTCTCCTCGACCCCGTTGCCTGCAGTCTGGGCCCGCGCCTGGACACGGCACCACCCATCGCTCGGCCCGTGCCGAAGTGAGATCGACTGTCCGGCCGAGTTCGAGCGGCTGTTCACCATGCGTTACCGCGAGCGGTACGGTCGCGGGGTGGTCGCGCCCAGCGACGGCACCGGCATTCGGCTGGGCTACCGCCCGTCCCATCCGGGTCTGGCCACCGCCCTCGTCTGGCGCGCGGACCTGCCCGATCTGCTGGCCGACAGGCACAGCATCCGGGCGCTCGCGGCCTTGCGGGACGAGACGGCTGCCGACCTCGAGCCGTACCGTCGATGGCTTGTCCGGTTCCCGCAGGGCCGGGACTCGCTCGCCGCCGTGCCGCTGCTACCGGCGGAACTGGTCGACGCCCGCCACGGCAGGCTCGGCGCGCTACGGGTCTGGGCCGAGCGCCGGCTCGACGGGCGGGCCCGCGTCATGGTCGACGGCGGCGACTTCTGGGACTTCTGGTCGGCTGCCGACCCGCATCGAATGGCCACCGACGAGACCACCGCCCTGCTGTCCGTGCTGGCACGACTCGATCTCGGCATCGAGCCGGACGTCCGCTTCGGTGCGCCGCCGCTGGCTCGTGGCCCGGCCACCCTGTTCCGTCTCGGCAGACCGGCGGCCGGCGGGCCGGGACCGCGCTTCGCCTCCGCCGCGGCGATAGTCCGGTGTGCCGTCGCGGTGGCCTCGGTGGCCGGGCCGGTCGACCCCCAAGGGCTGGCCGGCGCCGCGCTGGTCGGCACCGTCCCCGATCTCGCGGCCGCTCTCCGGCTGGCTCCGGGCGAGGACCTTCGGCTGGCGGCACGGCTGAGCTGGCTTCTGACCACGCGGGTGGAAGTGGATCGGCTCGCCCGGCAGACGGCGGTGACGACGCCGGTCGAGCGGGAGATCGCCGGCCACTACCTGGCCACCGTGGCGGTCACGGCCGATCCGGTGATCGGCCCGGCCACCGTCGCCGTGCTGACGCGGGTGTACCGGATCCTCGGTCTACCGGTGGACCTGGTCTTCCAGCGGCTCCACGAACGGGGCACCGGAATCGTGCCGTCTCTCCCCCGGACCGCCAGCGCCGAGCAACTGCCCCTTCCGGACCGGCGGCGAGCCTCGGCGGCCGGTGCCGAACAGCCGGATGAACCGGTCGTCGTCCAGGCCGGCGATCACCGGCCGACCGGGTATGCGCTGCCGTGGGCGGTGGCGGCCGAGCCGGCGCCCGCCGGGTTCCGGCTCGACCACGCTCTGGTCCAGCGAAAAGTCGCCGACAGTGACACCGCTGCCGCGCTGCTGAGCACGATCTTCGACGAGAAGGAAACCGGGTACGCGAACCCGCAACCGCCGTGCCCGATTCGTGAGCAGCCCGCGGTTCCGGGCCTGGACCGGATGCACGGAGCTCTGTTGCACGCCCTCGGCGAACGCCCGGCCTGGAGCCGTGCGGAGTTCGATGCCCTCGCCGCAGCACACGGGGTTCTGCCGGACGGTGCGCTCGACGTGCTGAACGAGGCGGCGATCGACGTCACCGGAGCCCCGGTTCTCGAGGGTGACACGATGCTCGCCGTAGCCGACGATGTCCTCCTGGAGCTGCTCACATGA
- a CDS encoding ATP-binding protein, giving the protein MTHPSTSTAAGRIRPRERDAIIASLRAGMVPRVGQQHIQVGRAAEVQAAVRDIDRIADGGAGCRFVIGEYGSGKTFFLHLVRSVALERRLVTVHADLSPDRRLHAASGQARGLYAELMSSLATRARPDGTALASVVERFVTGALREAADAGADPAGAIRARLASLTEMTGGYDFAAVVGAYWRGYDSGDEQLRADAVRWLRGEFTSRVDARTALGVRTIVDDSSFYDHLRLMARFVLLAGFDGLLVCLDEMVNLYKITGSAARNANYEQLLRIVNDTAQGGAEHIGFLFGGTPEFLLDPRRGLFSYPALASRLVPNRFAGPDRIDHSGPVIRLGNLTPEDVFVLLTRLRHVFAAGDPSRYLLPDEALTAYMAHCSARLGDAYFRTPRETIRSFLDLLAMLEQHPELHWSALIGKLEIAAAGDEDDELASFQL; this is encoded by the coding sequence ATGACACACCCCAGCACCTCGACCGCAGCCGGGCGGATCCGGCCACGCGAACGGGATGCGATCATCGCGTCGCTGCGCGCCGGCATGGTCCCGCGCGTCGGGCAGCAGCACATCCAGGTCGGCCGCGCAGCCGAGGTGCAGGCGGCGGTGCGCGACATCGACCGGATCGCCGACGGTGGCGCCGGGTGCCGGTTCGTCATCGGCGAGTACGGCTCGGGCAAGACTTTCTTCCTGCACCTGGTTCGCTCGGTCGCTCTGGAACGGCGGCTGGTCACCGTGCACGCGGATCTGTCGCCGGACCGGCGCCTGCACGCGGCCTCGGGGCAGGCACGTGGCCTGTACGCCGAACTGATGAGCAGCCTGGCCACCAGGGCGCGGCCGGACGGGACGGCGCTGGCCAGCGTTGTCGAACGGTTCGTCACGGGGGCATTGCGGGAGGCGGCCGATGCCGGCGCCGACCCGGCCGGGGCCATCCGGGCAAGGCTGGCATCCTTAACCGAGATGACCGGTGGCTACGACTTCGCAGCGGTGGTCGGCGCCTATTGGCGGGGATACGACAGCGGGGACGAGCAGTTGCGTGCCGACGCCGTGCGCTGGCTGCGCGGGGAGTTCACCAGCCGGGTGGATGCCCGCACCGCGCTGGGCGTGCGCACCATCGTCGACGACAGCAGCTTCTACGACCATTTGCGGCTGATGGCCCGCTTCGTCCTTCTCGCTGGATTCGACGGCCTTCTGGTCTGTCTGGACGAGATGGTCAACCTGTACAAGATCACCGGGTCGGCGGCCCGCAACGCCAACTACGAGCAGTTGTTGCGCATCGTCAACGACACGGCCCAGGGCGGCGCCGAGCACATCGGCTTCCTGTTCGGCGGGACACCTGAGTTCCTGCTCGATCCCCGGCGTGGCCTGTTCTCGTACCCTGCGCTGGCCTCCCGTCTGGTGCCGAACCGCTTCGCCGGGCCCGACCGCATCGATCATTCCGGTCCGGTGATCCGGCTCGGCAACCTGACCCCGGAGGACGTCTTCGTCCTGCTGACCAGGCTCCGGCACGTGTTCGCCGCCGGCGATCCGTCCCGGTACCTGCTCCCCGACGAAGCGCTCACCGCGTACATGGCACATTGCTCCGCACGGCTCGGTGACGCCTACTTCCGTACCCCGAGGGAGACCATCCGCAGCTTCCTGGACCTGCTCGCGATGCTCGAGCAGCATCCTGAACTGCACTGGTCCGCCCTCATCGGAAAGCTCGAAATCGCTGCCGCCGGTGATGAGGACGACGAACTCGCCTCCTTCCAGCTGTGA
- a CDS encoding DEAD/DEAH box helicase has protein sequence MSENPPSQAYALYHPAVQQWIYQQGWERLRDVQEHAAGLIRAGQRDVIIASATASGKTEAALLPICSVLAVRQKQGLGAGVAALLVSPLKALINDQYGRIADLAGPLGLQVHRWHGDAPASGKARVLRAPQGLLLITPESLEALFVRHGDRARRVFGSLRHVIVDELHSFIGTERGAQLQALLHRVEEAAGRRVPRVALSATLGDFGGAAEFLRPGGGTEAAVVCSTEPGGEIRLQVRGYVDPARPPEPGRERADRAAIADHLFRTLRETDNLVFANSRAAVEVYADMLTQRATQAGVRARFLAHHGSLSKEVREHVEERLKDPAAPITAICTSTLELGIDVGSVDSVAQIGAPPTVSGLRQRLGRSGRRPGQPAVLRVYVAEPELNAGIAPADALRPELFQTVAMVELLTAAWYEPPDDTGLHLSALIQQILSICAQHGGARASRLFATLCDTGPFRRVDRAVFAQLLRDMGQHRLLEQQPGGELLPGREGERLLGHYSFYASFHTSLNYRLVADGYTLGSLPVDRPILPGTMLIFSGARWRVLSVDTAQRVIELTAAEAGRPPVFPGTGGEIADEVRRAMFRLYRSTEIPHYLDATARTLLAEGRAAFHAYGHATRRVFAQEAGTLLFPWRGDRIMNTLAAVLGMRGLVVGQDGLAITIRDCTPARLLPVIRSLATGPAPDPVAIAAAVRAKQHDKYDRYLSENLLNLGYAARALDVPGAWACLSDLADCDTVG, from the coding sequence GTGAGCGAGAACCCGCCGTCGCAGGCGTACGCCCTCTATCACCCCGCCGTCCAGCAGTGGATCTACCAACAGGGCTGGGAACGGCTGCGTGACGTCCAGGAACATGCCGCCGGGTTGATCCGCGCCGGGCAGCGTGACGTGATCATCGCCTCGGCCACGGCCAGCGGGAAGACCGAGGCAGCACTGCTGCCGATCTGCTCGGTCCTCGCCGTCCGGCAGAAGCAGGGGCTCGGTGCCGGTGTGGCGGCGCTGCTGGTGAGCCCGCTGAAAGCGCTGATCAACGACCAGTACGGCCGGATCGCCGATCTGGCCGGCCCGCTCGGCCTGCAGGTGCACCGATGGCACGGCGACGCGCCGGCGTCCGGCAAGGCCCGGGTCCTGCGGGCGCCGCAGGGACTGTTGCTGATCACGCCGGAGTCCCTGGAGGCGCTGTTCGTCCGGCACGGCGACCGGGCACGACGCGTCTTCGGGAGCCTGCGACACGTGATCGTCGACGAGTTGCACTCGTTCATCGGCACCGAACGGGGAGCCCAGCTCCAGGCCCTACTGCACCGTGTGGAGGAGGCCGCCGGCAGGCGGGTGCCACGAGTGGCGCTCTCCGCGACTCTCGGTGACTTCGGCGGTGCCGCGGAGTTCCTCCGGCCAGGCGGCGGCACGGAGGCCGCAGTCGTCTGCTCCACCGAACCCGGCGGCGAGATCCGGCTCCAGGTCCGCGGGTACGTCGACCCGGCCCGGCCACCGGAACCAGGCAGGGAACGGGCCGACCGTGCGGCGATCGCCGACCATCTGTTCCGGACCCTACGGGAAACCGACAACCTGGTCTTCGCGAACTCGCGCGCGGCCGTCGAGGTGTACGCCGACATGCTCACCCAGCGCGCCACCCAGGCCGGGGTGCGGGCCCGCTTCCTCGCCCACCACGGCAGTCTCTCCAAGGAGGTACGCGAACACGTCGAGGAACGACTCAAGGATCCGGCCGCCCCGATTACCGCGATCTGCACCTCTACCCTCGAACTCGGCATCGACGTCGGCTCGGTGGACTCGGTCGCCCAGATCGGCGCCCCGCCGACGGTTTCCGGCCTCCGCCAGCGGCTCGGCCGTTCGGGACGCCGGCCGGGCCAGCCGGCCGTCCTGCGCGTCTACGTTGCGGAGCCGGAACTCAACGCCGGAATCGCCCCCGCCGACGCGCTACGCCCCGAACTGTTCCAGACCGTCGCCATGGTCGAGCTGTTGACCGCAGCCTGGTACGAACCGCCGGACGACACCGGCCTGCACCTGTCTGCACTGATTCAGCAGATCCTGTCGATCTGCGCGCAGCACGGCGGCGCGCGGGCCAGCCGCCTCTTCGCGACACTCTGTGACACCGGCCCGTTCCGGCGCGTCGACCGGGCCGTATTCGCGCAACTCCTGCGCGACATGGGCCAGCACCGGCTCCTTGAGCAACAGCCCGGCGGCGAGTTGCTTCCGGGCCGGGAAGGCGAGCGGCTACTGGGCCACTACAGCTTCTACGCGTCCTTTCACACCTCACTGAACTACCGTCTCGTCGCCGACGGATACACCCTCGGCTCGCTCCCGGTGGACCGCCCGATCCTTCCCGGCACGATGCTCATCTTCAGCGGGGCGCGCTGGCGGGTCCTCTCCGTGGACACCGCCCAGCGGGTGATCGAACTGACCGCCGCCGAAGCCGGCAGACCGCCCGTGTTCCCGGGCACCGGCGGTGAGATCGCCGACGAGGTTCGCCGGGCGATGTTCCGGCTGTACCGTTCCACAGAGATTCCCCACTACCTCGACGCCACCGCACGGACACTGCTGGCCGAGGGCCGGGCCGCCTTCCACGCGTACGGTCACGCGACTCGCCGTGTCTTCGCCCAGGAAGCCGGCACCCTTCTGTTTCCCTGGCGCGGCGACCGGATCATGAACACGCTCGCCGCCGTCCTCGGTATGCGCGGCCTGGTCGTGGGCCAGGACGGTCTGGCGATCACGATTCGTGACTGCACACCGGCTCGGCTGCTTCCCGTGATCCGTAGCCTGGCTACCGGCCCGGCCCCGGATCCCGTCGCCATCGCGGCTGCGGTGCGCGCGAAGCAACATGACAAGTACGACCGCTACCTGAGCGAGAATCTGCTGAACCTCGGGTACGCGGCGCGCGCGCTCGACGTACCCGGAGCCTGGGCCTGTCTGTCCGACCTCGCGGACTGCGACACCGTGGGCTGA
- a CDS encoding NAD-dependent epimerase/dehydratase family protein, with product MRIVVVGASGNVGTALLRRLRRESGLDLVGVARRFPDPSAGPPYDTVEWHSCDIGEPGAVDQLAGVFAGADAVVHLAWQIQPSHDQRQLHRTNVGGSRAVVEAVLRAKVSALVHASSVGTYAPGPKDHPVSERWPTTGVRASSYSRHKAQVEELLDGVEREHPELRVVRLRPGLVFQRDAATEITRYFLGPFAPVRLLRYGRLPLVPTHRRLRMQAVHADDVADAYARAVLSDARGAFNVAADPVLTPELVARHFHGWTVPVAAPLLRTAAALTWRARLQPVDPGWVQLALGVPLMSSQRAETELGWRPERDALTALRELFAGMADGGHTPSPPMTARHDLAGRPGGLLLGRPAGHGNPY from the coding sequence ATGCGGATCGTGGTGGTGGGGGCCAGCGGGAACGTCGGAACGGCCCTGTTGCGTCGGTTGCGTCGGGAATCGGGGCTGGACCTGGTCGGGGTGGCGCGCCGATTCCCCGACCCGTCGGCGGGCCCGCCGTACGACACGGTGGAGTGGCACTCCTGCGACATCGGGGAACCGGGGGCGGTCGACCAGCTCGCCGGGGTCTTCGCCGGTGCCGACGCGGTGGTGCACCTGGCCTGGCAGATCCAGCCCAGTCACGACCAGCGGCAGTTGCACCGGACCAACGTCGGCGGCAGCCGCGCGGTGGTCGAGGCGGTGCTCCGGGCGAAGGTTTCCGCCCTGGTCCACGCCTCGTCGGTCGGCACGTACGCGCCCGGCCCGAAGGACCACCCGGTCAGCGAGCGTTGGCCGACGACGGGGGTGCGCGCCTCGTCGTACAGCCGGCACAAGGCGCAGGTGGAGGAACTGCTCGACGGGGTCGAGCGGGAGCACCCCGAGCTGCGGGTCGTCCGGCTCCGCCCGGGGCTGGTCTTCCAGCGGGACGCGGCCACGGAGATCACCCGGTACTTCCTGGGGCCGTTCGCGCCGGTCCGGCTGCTGCGGTACGGCCGGCTGCCGCTGGTGCCCACCCACCGTCGGCTGCGTATGCAGGCGGTGCACGCCGACGACGTCGCGGACGCGTACGCCCGCGCGGTCCTCTCCGATGCGCGCGGGGCGTTCAACGTGGCGGCCGACCCGGTGCTCACGCCGGAACTGGTGGCCCGGCACTTCCACGGCTGGACGGTGCCGGTGGCCGCCCCGCTGCTCCGGACGGCGGCGGCGCTGACCTGGCGGGCCCGGTTGCAGCCGGTCGACCCGGGTTGGGTGCAGCTCGCCCTGGGCGTCCCGCTGATGTCCAGCCAACGGGCCGAGACCGAGCTGGGTTGGCGGCCGGAGCGGGACGCGCTGACCGCGCTGCGGGAACTCTTCGCCGGGATGGCCGACGGTGGGCACACGCCCAGCCCGCCGATGACCGCCCGTCACGACCTCGCCGGCCGCCCGGGTGGGCTGCTGCTGGGACGGCCGGCCGGGCACGGCAACCCGTACTAG
- a CDS encoding ice-binding family protein, with product MLPALAAVTAGCAATAVLLLSGTGASAQVAPVGLGTAANFSVLAGSTVTNTGPSFLGQDLGVHPGSSATGFPPGLVAGEIHLADAVALQAQNDLTTAYNDAAGRTPFTSLPSELGGTTLTPGVYRIAAAQLTGTLTLDAQGNPGEAFIFQIASTLVTASNSSVVLINGASPCNVFWQVGSSATIGTGTRFVGNILAQTSITMNTGATLQGRALARTGAVTLDTNTITAPVCIQPTSSPTATPTGSPTGQPTGTPTGTPTATPTGQPTGTPTGTPTSTPTGQPTGTPTGTPTATPTGQPTGTPTGTPTASPTGQPTGAPTPTRTELPVTGASGGGALVPVLTAFGSVAVATGAALLLLYRRRTFES from the coding sequence GTGCTGCCGGCACTCGCGGCCGTCACCGCCGGCTGCGCCGCCACCGCGGTGCTTCTCCTCAGCGGAACCGGCGCCAGCGCGCAGGTGGCGCCGGTCGGCCTGGGCACAGCGGCGAACTTCTCCGTGCTGGCCGGCTCCACGGTCACCAACACCGGCCCGAGCTTCCTGGGGCAGGACCTCGGCGTCCACCCGGGCAGCAGCGCCACCGGCTTCCCACCGGGCCTCGTCGCGGGCGAGATCCACCTCGCCGACGCCGTCGCCCTCCAGGCTCAGAACGACCTGACCACCGCCTACAACGACGCCGCCGGCCGGACCCCGTTCACGAGTCTTCCCTCGGAACTCGGCGGAACCACGCTCACTCCCGGGGTGTACCGGATCGCAGCCGCCCAACTCACCGGCACCCTGACGCTGGACGCCCAGGGCAACCCCGGAGAGGCGTTCATCTTCCAGATCGCCTCGACCCTCGTCACCGCGTCCAACAGCAGCGTGGTGCTCATCAACGGCGCCTCACCCTGCAACGTCTTCTGGCAGGTCGGCAGCTCGGCCACGATCGGCACCGGCACCCGGTTCGTCGGCAACATCCTGGCCCAGACCTCGATCACCATGAACACCGGCGCGACCCTCCAGGGCCGTGCGCTGGCCCGGACGGGTGCCGTCACCCTGGACACCAACACCATCACCGCTCCGGTCTGCATCCAGCCGACGAGCAGCCCCACCGCGACTCCCACGGGCAGCCCGACCGGCCAACCCACCGGGACCCCCACGGGCACCCCCACCGCAACTCCGACCGGCCAACCCACCGGCACGCCCACCGGGACCCCCACCAGCACTCCGACCGGCCAACCCACCGGCACCCCGACGGGCACCCCCACCGCAACTCCGACCGGCCAACCGACCGGGACCCCCACGGGCACCCCCACCGCCAGCCCGACCGGCCAGCCCACGGGAGCCCCGACGCCGACCCGCACGGAGCTGCCGGTGACCGGTGCCAGCGGCGGCGGTGCGCTGGTACCCGTCCTGACGGCGTTCGGCAGCGTCGCCGTCGCCACCGGCGCGGCCCTGCTTCTCCTCTACCGACGCAGGACCTTCGAGTCCTGA
- a CDS encoding GNAT family N-acetyltransferase produces MSIRRLTAEERLTTSFPLQAYSFDETPRAADDAEAMRDWLPYQEGNRTLVAEADGTTLACASAVPMRQNLRGNVLPMAGVAGLASHPLARRQGHVRALMHQLLDEMRDEGHVLSALYPFRPSFYERFGYVNLPAPRTATFPPGDLAELLRVELPGELAWQRTGTGYDEYSAFHERCLVQRHGFAVLPEYRRIRVREDDNRWLVTARVNGVTEGLLTYRIDGYGGTLDGGHLLAVSPLGRALLLQFLARHVDQVERVSVVVAPDELPELWATDLGVVCETRVTRPDESAPMARVLSMDALAGLPAGAGCCQVELIGDRWLAGTFLLDGTTGQLEIRSGASLGAVDPPAATLTAAGLSALVYGALDPAEVVVRQLGDVPVDAMLELRRLFPRELPYLCAGF; encoded by the coding sequence ATGAGCATCCGTCGCCTTACCGCCGAGGAACGCCTGACCACCAGCTTCCCGCTCCAGGCGTACTCCTTCGACGAGACGCCCCGGGCGGCGGACGACGCCGAGGCGATGCGGGACTGGCTGCCGTACCAGGAGGGCAACCGGACGCTCGTCGCCGAGGCGGACGGCACCACCCTGGCCTGCGCCTCCGCCGTCCCGATGCGGCAGAACCTGCGCGGCAACGTGCTGCCGATGGCCGGTGTCGCCGGGCTCGCCAGTCATCCGCTCGCCCGCCGCCAGGGCCACGTCCGGGCGCTCATGCACCAGCTGCTCGACGAGATGCGCGACGAGGGGCACGTGCTCTCCGCGCTCTATCCGTTCCGACCCTCGTTCTACGAGCGGTTCGGCTACGTCAACCTCCCCGCGCCGCGTACCGCCACGTTCCCTCCGGGCGACCTCGCCGAGCTGTTGCGTGTGGAGCTGCCGGGCGAGCTGGCCTGGCAACGGACCGGTACCGGATACGACGAGTACTCCGCCTTCCACGAGCGCTGCCTGGTGCAGCGGCACGGCTTCGCGGTCCTTCCCGAGTACCGCCGCATCCGGGTGCGCGAGGACGACAACCGCTGGCTGGTGACCGCGCGGGTCAACGGGGTGACCGAGGGCCTGCTCACCTACCGGATCGACGGCTACGGCGGCACTCTGGACGGTGGACACCTGCTCGCCGTCAGCCCTCTCGGCCGCGCGTTGCTGTTGCAGTTCCTCGCCCGGCACGTCGACCAGGTCGAACGGGTGAGCGTGGTGGTCGCCCCGGACGAGCTGCCCGAACTCTGGGCCACCGACCTGGGCGTGGTCTGCGAGACCCGGGTGACCAGGCCGGACGAGTCCGCCCCGATGGCCCGGGTGCTCTCGATGGACGCGCTGGCCGGGCTGCCCGCCGGGGCCGGGTGCTGCCAGGTCGAGCTGATCGGGGACCGGTGGCTCGCCGGGACGTTCCTGCTGGACGGAACGACCGGGCAGCTGGAGATCCGTTCCGGGGCGTCCCTCGGCGCGGTCGACCCGCCGGCCGCCACGCTCACCGCCGCCGGACTCTCCGCCCTGGTGTACGGGGCACTCGACCCGGCCGAGGTGGTGGTGCGGCAGCTCGGTGACGTACCGGTCGACGCGATGCTGGAGTTGCGTCGCCTCTTCCCACGCGAGCTGCCGTACCTCTGCGCCGGCTTCTGA
- a CDS encoding PP2C family protein-serine/threonine phosphatase gives MKLILRSAILNDVGLVRTNNEDSALAGERLVAVADGMGGLPAGEVASEIVIRILDELIPPETPDEAENALRAVVQTANLRIRAAIDAEPAREGMGTTLTAALLAGDVLVVAQVGDSRCYLLREGALHQLTRDDTFVQALVDQGTVTPAAARQHPQRSLVTRAVQGIDAPPSIARYSVLPGDRLLLCSDGLSDYVDDGTVANTVFTYGDRQQCAEQLVKLAHQAGAPDNVTVVISDVTEV, from the coding sequence ATGAAGCTGATCCTCCGCTCGGCCATCCTGAACGACGTCGGCCTGGTCCGGACCAACAACGAGGACTCCGCCCTCGCCGGGGAGCGGCTGGTCGCGGTGGCCGACGGGATGGGTGGACTGCCGGCCGGGGAGGTCGCCAGCGAGATCGTCATCCGGATCCTGGACGAGCTGATACCCCCCGAGACGCCGGACGAGGCGGAGAACGCGCTCCGCGCCGTCGTGCAGACCGCCAACCTGCGCATCCGCGCGGCCATCGACGCCGAGCCGGCACGCGAGGGCATGGGCACCACGCTGACCGCCGCTCTGCTCGCCGGGGACGTCCTGGTCGTCGCCCAGGTCGGCGACTCCCGGTGCTACCTGCTCCGGGAGGGTGCGCTGCACCAGCTCACCAGGGACGACACCTTCGTCCAGGCCCTCGTGGACCAGGGGACCGTCACTCCCGCCGCCGCCCGCCAGCACCCCCAGCGGTCCCTGGTCACCCGGGCGGTCCAGGGGATCGACGCGCCGCCGTCGATCGCCCGGTACAGCGTCCTGCCCGGTGACCGTCTGCTGCTGTGCAGCGACGGGCTCTCCGACTACGTCGACGACGGCACGGTCGCGAACACCGTGTTCACGTACGGGGACCGCCAGCAGTGTGCCGAACAGCTGGTGAAACTGGCCCACCAGGCGGGCGCGCCGGACAACGTCACGGTCGTGATCTCCGACGTCACCGAGGTCTGA